One window of Corvus moneduloides isolate bCorMon1 chromosome 13, bCorMon1.pri, whole genome shotgun sequence genomic DNA carries:
- the ADPGK gene encoding ADP-dependent glucokinase isoform X2, with product MWQRSVFVGLLALALGYLCVLGPELPPAALRQLSASLLGTLRRARSLEARTVAAWQAAIVRPARGWARVAVGVNACVDVVLSGVKLLEALGLEPGEGKNHAVLSSGQDLREVFAHFMERGAAAERFFSDAEAFQAIARTASEHPAAQLYVGGNAALIGQKLATNPDLKILLCGPVGPKLHELLDDNVVVPPESMQERDEFHLILEYQAGEQWGRVRAPAANRFIFSHDLSNGALNMLEVFVSSLDEFQPDLVVLSGLHMMEGQSKEMRQRRLMEAVASISDIPTDIPIHLELASMTDQDFMSNIMHQVFPLVNSIGLNEQELLFLTQSASGPHASLASWSGIPDVGVVSDILFWILKEHGKTAERASDLTRIHFHTLAYHILVTVDGHWGNQAAAVAAGARAAGTQACATDTIDTSKVFLKAPLEFVTSHTEAPSKISLNPDEPVVHWHREGISFHFTPVLVCKDPVRTVGLGDAISAEGLLYSEVYPQ from the exons ATGTGGCAGCGGTCGGTGTTCGTGGGcctgctggccctggccctgggcTACCTGTGCGTGCTGGGCCCCGAGCTGCCCCCCGCGGCCCTGCGGCAGCTCTCGGCCTCGCTGCTGGGGACGCTGCGCCGCGCCCGCTCGCTGGAGGCGCGCACGGTGGCGGCCTGGCAGGCGGCCATTGTCCGCCCCGCGCGCGGCTGGGCGCGCGTCGCCGTCGG cGTCAACGCCTGcgtggatgtggttctgtccggggtgaagctgctggaagcccTGGGCCTGGAGCCCGGCGAAGGGAAGAACCATGCGGTCCTGAGCTCCGGGCAGGACCTGAGGGAGGTTTTTGCCCACTTCATGGAGAGAGGGGCGGCTGCCGAGCGCTTCTTCAGCGACGCCGAGGCGTTCCAGGCCATCGCACGGACAGCCTCGGAGCACCCTGCGGCACAG CTTTACGTGGGAGGAAATGCTGCTCTCATCGGGCAGAAGCTCGCGACAAATCCAGACCTGAAG ATCCTCCTTTGTGGCCCAGTTGGTCCCAAACTCCACGAACTGCTCGATGACAATGTGGTTGTGCCGCCAGAATCCATGCAGGAAAGAGATGAATTCCATCTTATCTTGGAATATCAAGCAG GTGAGCAGTGGGGCCGAGTGAGGGCACCCGCTGCCAACCGCTTCATCTTCTCCCACGACCTGTCCAACGGCGCCCTGAACATGCTGGAAGTGTTTGTGTCCAGCCTGGATGAATTCCAGCCAGACCTGGTGGTGCTTTCAGGACTCCACATGATGGAAGGGCAGAGCAAGGAGATGCGACAGAGACGACTCATGGAG GCTGTGGCCTCCATCTCTGATATCCCAACAGACATTCCCATACACCTGGAGCTGGCCAGTATGACTGATCAGGATTTTATGAGCAACATTATGCATCAG GTCTTTCCCCTGGTGAACTCCATCGGGCTGAacgagcaggagctgctgttcctcACCCAGTCTGCCTCTGGTCCCCACGCCTCCCTGGCCTCCTGGAGCGGCATTCCCGACGTGGGGGTGGTCAGTGACATCCTCTTCTGGATCCTGAAGGAGCACGGCAAGACAGCGGAGCGCGCCTCGGACCTGACGCGGATCCACTTCCACACCCTGGCCTACCACATCCTGGTCACCGTGGACGGGCACTGGGGCAACCAGGCGGCAGCGGTGGCGGCCGGGGCCAGGGCTGCCGGCACCCAGGCCTGTGCCACCGACACCATCGACACCAGCAAGGTCTTCCTCAAAGCTCCTCTGGAGTTTGTCACCTCCCACACAGAGGCACCGTCCAAAATCTCCCTCAATCCAGACGAGCCCGTGgtgcactggcacagggaaggcATCTCCTTCCACTTCACCCCCGTGCTGGTGTGCAAGGATCCCGTCCGGACCGTGGGACTCGGGGATGCCATTTCAGCCGAGGGACTGCTCTATTCCGAAGTGTACCCTCAGTAG
- the ADPGK gene encoding ADP-dependent glucokinase isoform X1 — MWQRSVFVGLLALALGYLCVLGPELPPAALRQLSASLLGTLRRARSLEARTVAAWQAAIVRPARGWARVAVGVNACVDVVLSGVKLLEALGLEPGEGKNHAVLSSGQDLREVFAHFMERGAAAERFFSDAEAFQAIARTASEHPAAQLYVGGNAALIGQKLATNPDLKILLCGPVGPKLHELLDDNVVVPPESMQERDEFHLILEYQAGEQWGRVRAPAANRFIFSHDLSNGALNMLEVFVSSLDEFQPDLVVLSGLHMMEGQSKEMRQRRLMEAVASISDIPTDIPIHLELASMTDQDFMSNIMHQQVFPLVNSIGLNEQELLFLTQSASGPHASLASWSGIPDVGVVSDILFWILKEHGKTAERASDLTRIHFHTLAYHILVTVDGHWGNQAAAVAAGARAAGTQACATDTIDTSKVFLKAPLEFVTSHTEAPSKISLNPDEPVVHWHREGISFHFTPVLVCKDPVRTVGLGDAISAEGLLYSEVYPQ; from the exons ATGTGGCAGCGGTCGGTGTTCGTGGGcctgctggccctggccctgggcTACCTGTGCGTGCTGGGCCCCGAGCTGCCCCCCGCGGCCCTGCGGCAGCTCTCGGCCTCGCTGCTGGGGACGCTGCGCCGCGCCCGCTCGCTGGAGGCGCGCACGGTGGCGGCCTGGCAGGCGGCCATTGTCCGCCCCGCGCGCGGCTGGGCGCGCGTCGCCGTCGG cGTCAACGCCTGcgtggatgtggttctgtccggggtgaagctgctggaagcccTGGGCCTGGAGCCCGGCGAAGGGAAGAACCATGCGGTCCTGAGCTCCGGGCAGGACCTGAGGGAGGTTTTTGCCCACTTCATGGAGAGAGGGGCGGCTGCCGAGCGCTTCTTCAGCGACGCCGAGGCGTTCCAGGCCATCGCACGGACAGCCTCGGAGCACCCTGCGGCACAG CTTTACGTGGGAGGAAATGCTGCTCTCATCGGGCAGAAGCTCGCGACAAATCCAGACCTGAAG ATCCTCCTTTGTGGCCCAGTTGGTCCCAAACTCCACGAACTGCTCGATGACAATGTGGTTGTGCCGCCAGAATCCATGCAGGAAAGAGATGAATTCCATCTTATCTTGGAATATCAAGCAG GTGAGCAGTGGGGCCGAGTGAGGGCACCCGCTGCCAACCGCTTCATCTTCTCCCACGACCTGTCCAACGGCGCCCTGAACATGCTGGAAGTGTTTGTGTCCAGCCTGGATGAATTCCAGCCAGACCTGGTGGTGCTTTCAGGACTCCACATGATGGAAGGGCAGAGCAAGGAGATGCGACAGAGACGACTCATGGAG GCTGTGGCCTCCATCTCTGATATCCCAACAGACATTCCCATACACCTGGAGCTGGCCAGTATGACTGATCAGGATTTTATGAGCAACATTATGCATCAG CAGGTCTTTCCCCTGGTGAACTCCATCGGGCTGAacgagcaggagctgctgttcctcACCCAGTCTGCCTCTGGTCCCCACGCCTCCCTGGCCTCCTGGAGCGGCATTCCCGACGTGGGGGTGGTCAGTGACATCCTCTTCTGGATCCTGAAGGAGCACGGCAAGACAGCGGAGCGCGCCTCGGACCTGACGCGGATCCACTTCCACACCCTGGCCTACCACATCCTGGTCACCGTGGACGGGCACTGGGGCAACCAGGCGGCAGCGGTGGCGGCCGGGGCCAGGGCTGCCGGCACCCAGGCCTGTGCCACCGACACCATCGACACCAGCAAGGTCTTCCTCAAAGCTCCTCTGGAGTTTGTCACCTCCCACACAGAGGCACCGTCCAAAATCTCCCTCAATCCAGACGAGCCCGTGgtgcactggcacagggaaggcATCTCCTTCCACTTCACCCCCGTGCTGGTGTGCAAGGATCCCGTCCGGACCGTGGGACTCGGGGATGCCATTTCAGCCGAGGGACTGCTCTATTCCGAAGTGTACCCTCAGTAG
- the ADPGK gene encoding ADP-dependent glucokinase isoform X3, whose translation MERGAAAERFFSDAEAFQAIARTASEHPAAQLYVGGNAALIGQKLATNPDLKILLCGPVGPKLHELLDDNVVVPPESMQERDEFHLILEYQAGEQWGRVRAPAANRFIFSHDLSNGALNMLEVFVSSLDEFQPDLVVLSGLHMMEGQSKEMRQRRLMEAVASISDIPTDIPIHLELASMTDQDFMSNIMHQQVFPLVNSIGLNEQELLFLTQSASGPHASLASWSGIPDVGVVSDILFWILKEHGKTAERASDLTRIHFHTLAYHILVTVDGHWGNQAAAVAAGARAAGTQACATDTIDTSKVFLKAPLEFVTSHTEAPSKISLNPDEPVVHWHREGISFHFTPVLVCKDPVRTVGLGDAISAEGLLYSEVYPQ comes from the exons ATGGAGAGAGGGGCGGCTGCCGAGCGCTTCTTCAGCGACGCCGAGGCGTTCCAGGCCATCGCACGGACAGCCTCGGAGCACCCTGCGGCACAG CTTTACGTGGGAGGAAATGCTGCTCTCATCGGGCAGAAGCTCGCGACAAATCCAGACCTGAAG ATCCTCCTTTGTGGCCCAGTTGGTCCCAAACTCCACGAACTGCTCGATGACAATGTGGTTGTGCCGCCAGAATCCATGCAGGAAAGAGATGAATTCCATCTTATCTTGGAATATCAAGCAG GTGAGCAGTGGGGCCGAGTGAGGGCACCCGCTGCCAACCGCTTCATCTTCTCCCACGACCTGTCCAACGGCGCCCTGAACATGCTGGAAGTGTTTGTGTCCAGCCTGGATGAATTCCAGCCAGACCTGGTGGTGCTTTCAGGACTCCACATGATGGAAGGGCAGAGCAAGGAGATGCGACAGAGACGACTCATGGAG GCTGTGGCCTCCATCTCTGATATCCCAACAGACATTCCCATACACCTGGAGCTGGCCAGTATGACTGATCAGGATTTTATGAGCAACATTATGCATCAG CAGGTCTTTCCCCTGGTGAACTCCATCGGGCTGAacgagcaggagctgctgttcctcACCCAGTCTGCCTCTGGTCCCCACGCCTCCCTGGCCTCCTGGAGCGGCATTCCCGACGTGGGGGTGGTCAGTGACATCCTCTTCTGGATCCTGAAGGAGCACGGCAAGACAGCGGAGCGCGCCTCGGACCTGACGCGGATCCACTTCCACACCCTGGCCTACCACATCCTGGTCACCGTGGACGGGCACTGGGGCAACCAGGCGGCAGCGGTGGCGGCCGGGGCCAGGGCTGCCGGCACCCAGGCCTGTGCCACCGACACCATCGACACCAGCAAGGTCTTCCTCAAAGCTCCTCTGGAGTTTGTCACCTCCCACACAGAGGCACCGTCCAAAATCTCCCTCAATCCAGACGAGCCCGTGgtgcactggcacagggaaggcATCTCCTTCCACTTCACCCCCGTGCTGGTGTGCAAGGATCCCGTCCGGACCGTGGGACTCGGGGATGCCATTTCAGCCGAGGGACTGCTCTATTCCGAAGTGTACCCTCAGTAG